In Ischnura elegans chromosome 6, ioIscEleg1.1, whole genome shotgun sequence, one genomic interval encodes:
- the LOC124160255 gene encoding uncharacterized protein LOC124160255, translating into MEVRTEGSLRCHLVRWETTRGPRIRIPSIPLHPRMPPIREEGVDELGRLCEGEGEDPDGARWLRAIGRLYEGDQPEIPGWLFSRTRTPGSPSLRQFLAPRAGPHPPGPLRTSNARTSATSNATSSSPSSGSSNDSEGQTFAQPRIYPRGFFPP; encoded by the exons ATGGAGGTTAGAACGGAGGGGTCCTTGAGATGCCATCTCGTGCGGTGGGAGACGACCCGGGGGCCTAGGATAAGAATACCATCTATCCCCCTTCACCCTCGCATGCCGCCCATTCGTGAGGAAGGCGTTGACGAATTGGGCCGGTTGTGCGAGGGTGAAGGAGAAGACCCCGACGGTGCCAGATGGCTGAGGGCCATAGGGAGGTTGTACGAGGGAGACCAGCCAGAAATTCCTGGCTGGTTATTCTCTAG aaccaGAACACCCGGTTCCCCCTCCCTAAGGCAGTTCCTGGCACCGAGGGCAGGCCCCCACCCACCAGGACCCCTCCGAACATCGAACGCCAGAACATCCGCCACCTCTAACGCTACCTCCTCCTCACCCAGCAG TGGCAGCTCAAATGATTCCGAAGGGCAGACATTTGCGCAGCCTAGAATTTATCCAAGAGGCTTCTTCCCTCCATAA